The following are from one region of the Stigmatella ashevillena genome:
- a CDS encoding MXAN_5187 C-terminal domain-containing protein, producing the protein MPPEPGKSTSSAKSAPAKLLGDDKSGQKKSNSELALQETSELEEELAALRATYEQYFLGNERFPPLRNHEELKKRLLRLKGSNVRNTAAKFRLNSLHNKFLTYERLWTRTLQEIEAGTYKRDILKAKRRAQKAAGGERRQEAHDLTEELSDADLEDVSDIIPNEPVPAKVARPAFIPQPVEPVAGAVSFRGAPAVAPVPSVPTMAPIAPVVAPVIPAIAPAASTPFRATPPAASGGAPSIPSVAPVAGTPFRGAPSVAPVAAVPSVPAVAPAVAPVRGPGTSAPVAAPARGAVPAPSGGAPARGAAPVPAGGTPARGTPGGAPARGVPSFGTPPPGGGGIAAALEGLTDEPLSSAPAARPPAAAARPGAPGAARPAASSPRPATPGTGAGLSDDKLRAVYDAYVTAKKRNQEDTSKMSFESVAANLRKQVPDLLKQHNAKNVEFKVVIKDGKATLKAVPK; encoded by the coding sequence ATGCCACCGGAGCCCGGAAAGTCCACGTCCAGTGCCAAGTCCGCCCCTGCGAAGCTCCTGGGGGACGACAAGTCCGGACAGAAGAAGTCCAACAGCGAGCTGGCCCTCCAGGAGACCTCGGAGCTCGAGGAGGAACTGGCGGCCCTGCGGGCCACCTACGAGCAATACTTTCTCGGCAACGAGCGCTTTCCGCCCCTGCGGAACCATGAGGAACTCAAGAAGCGGCTGCTGAGGCTCAAGGGCAGCAATGTGCGCAACACCGCCGCGAAGTTCCGCCTCAACTCGCTCCACAACAAGTTCCTCACCTACGAGCGGTTGTGGACGCGCACCCTCCAGGAGATCGAGGCGGGTACCTACAAGCGCGACATTCTCAAGGCCAAGCGCCGCGCCCAGAAGGCCGCCGGTGGAGAGCGCCGCCAGGAGGCGCATGACCTGACGGAGGAGCTCTCCGACGCGGACTTGGAGGATGTGTCGGACATCATCCCCAACGAGCCCGTGCCCGCGAAGGTGGCCCGGCCCGCCTTCATTCCGCAGCCGGTGGAGCCCGTGGCCGGGGCGGTCTCGTTCCGAGGGGCCCCCGCGGTGGCCCCGGTGCCGTCCGTGCCCACGATGGCGCCGATCGCCCCCGTGGTGGCGCCCGTAATTCCCGCGATCGCGCCCGCGGCGAGCACGCCGTTCCGGGCGACGCCCCCAGCGGCCTCCGGAGGGGCGCCCTCGATTCCCTCCGTTGCGCCCGTTGCGGGCACGCCGTTCCGGGGAGCGCCCTCGGTTGCGCCCGTGGCTGCCGTGCCGTCCGTGCCCGCAGTGGCGCCTGCCGTGGCGCCCGTCCGGGGGCCTGGCACGTCGGCTCCGGTGGCGGCGCCCGCCCGGGGCGCGGTCCCTGCGCCTTCGGGGGGAGCGCCCGCCCGGGGTGCAGCGCCCGTCCCCGCGGGGGGAACGCCCGCCCGGGGAACTCCGGGTGGGGCGCCCGCGCGAGGAGTCCCCTCCTTTGGAACCCCTCCTCCAGGAGGTGGGGGCATCGCCGCCGCGCTCGAGGGGCTCACGGATGAGCCGCTGAGCTCCGCTCCCGCCGCCCGTCCGCCGGCCGCTGCCGCCCGTCCGGGAGCGCCCGGGGCTGCCCGTCCCGCGGCTTCAAGCCCCCGGCCTGCCACACCGGGGACAGGGGCTGGGCTCTCGGACGACAAGCTCCGGGCCGTTTACGACGCCTACGTCACGGCCAAGAAGCGCAACCAGGAGGACACCTCGAAGATGAGCTTCGAGTCGGTGGCCGCCAACCTGCGCAAGCAGGTGCCGGACCTGCTCAAGCAGCACAACGCCAAGAACGTGGAGTTCAAGGTCGTCATCAAGGACGGCAAGGCCACGCTCAAGGCCGTGCCCAAGTAG